One genomic region from Salvia hispanica cultivar TCC Black 2014 chromosome 2, UniMelb_Shisp_WGS_1.0, whole genome shotgun sequence encodes:
- the LOC125207271 gene encoding transcription factor PIF1, giving the protein MNHCVPDFHEMDEDDSIPTPSSFSRLKKTTTGEEDIMELLWQNGQVVVQSQNQRPPNRSVSCSGSGEVVIPSEREIRSSAEEHLFIQEDEMASWLLDDSSFDRDFYADLLYSAPPPPPPLTTAEIRPPPPVARPDNPPRVQNFVHFSRLPIRPRPAARESSTVVESNDTPAAAPESRVSHSGPPVNADSATVRTGAAAGTCDLTAASSPGSSPTSFSEDTHHPQHKPAALPEDRKRKVREADDNECQSEDIEFEAAEGKKQGCGSASTKRSRAAEVHNLSERRRRDRINEKMRALQELIPRCNKSDKASMLDEAIEYLKSLQLQVQMMSMSCGMVPMMYPVGVQQYMPAAMGLGMGMGMGMDMGMSRPMVPYPPMMAGSAMPNPAAAAAHMGPRYPLPPFHMQPVPVPDPSALQPTNRADHVSNSTAIPQNQNQPRFQNFPDPYQQYLGFHPTQLPIPQNQGVVQHDANKPSTSKDIGNPHNQQTG; this is encoded by the exons ATGAATCACTGCGTTCCGGATTTTCATGAAATGGACGAGGACGATTCGATTCCCACGCCTTCCAGTTTTTCTAGACTCAAAAAGACTACGAC AGGTGAAGAGGATATCATGGAGCTGCTATGGCAGAACGGTCAAGTAGTGGTGCAGAGTCAGAATCAGAGACCGCCTAATAGGAGCGTCTCCTGCAGCGGCAGCGGAGAGGTGGTGATTCCGTCGGAGAGGGAGATCAGATCGAGCGCGGAGGAGCATTTGTTTATCCAGGAGGATGAGATGGCGTCTTGGCTTCTCGATGATTCCTCCTTCGATCGCGATTTTTACGCCGATCTCCTCTATTCCgctcctcctccgcctccgcctctcACCACCGCGGAGATCCGCCCCCCGCCGCCGGTCGCCAGACCTGACAATCCGCCGCGGGTGCAGAATTTCGTGCATTTCTCGAGGCTCCCGATCAGGCCGAGGCCGGCGGCGCGAGAATCGTCCACGGTGGTGGAGTCAAATGACACGCCTGCGGCCGCACCGGAATCTAGGGTTTCTCACAGCGGTCCGCCGGTTAACGCGGATAGCGCCACCGTCAGAACTGGAGCTGCCGCGGGTACATGTGACCTCACCGCCGCCTCGTCGCCCGGCAGCTCCCCGACCAGCTTCAGCGAAGATACGCATCATCCGCAGCACAAGCCCGCAGCACTGCCGGAAGACCGGAAACGGAAAGTTAGAGAAGCCGACGATAATGAGTGCCAGAGTGAG GATATCGAGTTTGAAGCTGCTGAAGGTAAAAAACAAGGCTGTGGTTCAGCATCGACAAAGAGATCACGTGCTGCAGAAGTTCACAACCTGTCAGAGAGG AGGCGGCGAGACAggataaatgagaaaatgaggGCACTACAAGAACTCATCCCACGTTGCAATAAG TCAGACAAAGCTTCAATGCTGGATGAGGCTATTGAATACTTGAAATCACTTCAATTACAAGTACAG ATGATGTCGATGAGTTGTGGGATGGTTCCCATGATGTACCCGGTGGGTGTGCAGCAGTACATGCCTGCTGCTATGGGGTTAGGAATGGGGATGGGAATGGGGATGGACATGGGAATGAGCCGTCCGATGGTTCCTTATCCACCTATGATGGCCGGCTCAGCCATGCCAAATCCTGCAGCCGCGGCAGCTCATATGGGTCCTAGATATCCCCTCCCACCATTTCATATGCAACCAGTTCCTGTACCCGATCCTTCAGCGTTACAGCCTACTAACCGCGCAGATCATGTCTCAAACTCGACTGCTATTCCTCAGAACCAGAACCAGCCAAGGTTTCAAAACTTTCCCGATCCGTATCAACAGTATCTTGGTTTCCACCCCACACAACTTCCAATACCACAG AACCAGGGTGTGGTGCAGCATGACGCCAACAAACCAAGCACCAGCAAAGATATTGGCAACCCTCACAACCAGCAAACTG GATAA
- the LOC125205726 gene encoding 26S proteasome regulatory subunit 4 homolog A-like, giving the protein MGQGTPGGLNRQLPGDRKNDGDKKEKKFEPAAPPARVGRKQRKQKGPEAAARIPTVTPLTKCKLRLLKLDRIKDYLLMEEEFVANQERLKPQEEKTEEDRSKVDDLRGTPMSVGNLEELIDESHAIVSSSVGPEYYVSILSFVDKDQLEPGCAILMHNKVLSVVGLLQDDVDPMVSVMKVEKAPLESYADIGGLDAQIQEIKEAVELPLTHPELYEDIGIKPPKGVILYGEPGTGKTLLAKAVANSTSATFLRVVGSELIQKYLGDGPKLVRELFRVADDLSPSIVFIDEIDAVGTKRYDAHSGGEREIQRTMLELLNQLDGFDSRGDVKVILATNKIESLDPALLRPGRIDRKIEFPLPDIKTRRRIFQIHTSRMTLSGDVNLEEFVMTKDEFSGADIKAICTEAGLLALRERRMKVTHADFKKAKDKVMFKKKEGVPEGLYM; this is encoded by the exons ATGGGTCAGGGCACTCCCGGAGGCCTCAATCGCCAGCTCCCAGGCGACCGCAAGAACGACGGCGacaagaaggagaagaaattCGAGCCGGCTGCCCCGCCTGCTCGCGTTGGTCGCAAGCAGCGCAAGCAGAAGGGCCCAGAGGCGGCTGCACGGATTCCCACGGTGACGCCTCTGACCAAGTGCAAGCTTCGGCTACTGAAGCTGGATAGAATCAAGGACTATCTGCTGATGGAGGAGGAGTTTGTCGCCAATCAGGAACGGCTAAAGCCACAGGAGGAGAAGACGGAGGAGGATCGCTCCAAAGTTGACGACCTGCGGGGCACCCCAATGAGCGTTGGGAATTTGGAGGAGCTGATTGATGAGAGCCACGCCATCGTCTCGTCTTCGGTCGGGCCGGAGTATTATGTCAGTATATTGTCGTTTGTCGACAAGGATCAGCTGGAGCCCGGATGCGCCATTCTGATGCACAATAAG GTTCTTTCTGTAGTTGGACTTCTTCAAGATGACGTGGACCCCATGGTATCTGTGATGAAGGTCGAGAAGGCTCCTTTGGAGTCATATGCTGATATTGGTGGGCTCGATGCCCAGATCCAGGAGATCAAAGAGGCTGTTGAGCTTCCATTAACACACCCTGAATTATATGAAGATATTGGTATTAAACCTCCAAAAGGTGTTATACTCTACGGAGAGCCTGGAACTGGGAAAACATTACTTGCAAAG GCTGTCGCGAACTCTACTTCTGCAACTTTCTTGCGTGTTGTTGGaagtgaattaattcaaaagtACCTGGGAGATGGCCCTAAGTTGGTGAGAGAACTCTTTAGAGTTGCTGATGACCTCTCACCGTCAATTGTGTTcattgatgaaattgatgcTGTTGGTACAAAAAG GTATGATGCCCACTCAGGTGGTGAACGTGAAATTCAGAGGACTATGTTGGAATTGCTGAATCAGTTGGATGGTTTTGATTCAAGAGGAGATGTGAAAGTGATTCTGGcgacaaataaaattgaaagtctTGACCCTGCCTTGCTTAGGCCAGGTAGAATAGATCGAAAGATTGAATTCCCTTTACCAGATATCAAGACAAGAAGGCGGATTTTCCAG ATTCACACATCAAGGATGACATTATCTGGTGATGTGAACCTGGAAGAGTTTGTTATGACAAAAGATGAGTTTTCTGGAGCTGATATTAAGGCCATATGCACAGAAGCTGGTTTGCTTGCTTTGAGAGAACGTCGCATGAAG GTGACACATGCAGACTTCAAGAAGGCGAAGGACAAGGTGATGTTTAAGAAGAAAGAGGGCGTTCCTGAGGGGCTGTATATGTGA
- the LOC125204753 gene encoding elastin-like — MAKSSWAVALMAVVALAVAAHEAAAARVMPAAGLADQKNYLSYGGIGSFSGVGDNGMPFGGVGGGVGANGIPGIPGGVGAGGIIGTTPNGGLAGVGGVIPGGVTAFGGNGAGFPGVGGGFPTVGGGGFPAVGGGGGLPGVGGAGAFPSP, encoded by the coding sequence atggcgAAATCATCATGGGCTGTTGCTTTGATGGCTGTGGTTGCTCTAGCTGTAGCAGCTCACGAGGCTGCAGCGGCTAGGGTGATGCCCGCAGCAGGCCTCGCCGACCAGAAGAACTACCTGAGCTACGGCGGAATCGGCAGCTTCAGCGGCGTCGGCGACAACGGCATGCCTTTTGGCGGAGTCGGGGGCGGGGTCGGCGCCAACGGCATACCGGGCATACCCGGCGGCGTTGGTGCGGGCGGCATTATCGGGACCACGCCTAACGGTGGCCTTGCTGGAGTCGGCGGTGTTATCCCTGGCGGCGTTACAGCCTTTGGAGGCAACGGAGCTGGCTTCCCTGGCGTTGGCGGCGGCTTCCCTACCGTTGGTGGCGGCGGCTTCCCTGCcgttggtggtggtggtggactCCCTGGAGTTGGTGGCGCTGGCGCATTCCCTTCCCCTtga